Proteins found in one Camelus bactrianus isolate YW-2024 breed Bactrian camel chromosome 5, ASM4877302v1, whole genome shotgun sequence genomic segment:
- the SSB gene encoding lupus La protein, whose amino-acid sequence MAENGDNEKMAALETKICHQIEYYFGDFNLPRDKFLKEQIKLDEGWVPLEIMIKFNRLNRLTTDFNVIVEALSKSKAELMEISEDKTKIRRSPSKPLPEVTDEYKNNVKNRSVYIKGFPTDATLDDIKEWLEDKGQVLNIQMRRTLHKAFKGSIFAVFDSIESAKKFVETPGQKYKDTDLLILFKEDYFAKKNEERKQNKVEAKLRAKQEQEEKQKLAENAEMKSLEEKIGCLLKFSGDLDDQTCREDLHILFSNHGEIKWIDFVRGAKEGIILFKEKAKEALDKARDANNGNLQLRNKDVTWEVLEGDVEKEALKKIIEDQQESLNKWKSKGRRFKGKGKGNKAAQTGSAKGKVQFQGKKTKFDSDDERDENGASGPVKRAREETEKEEPASKQQKTENGAGDQ is encoded by the exons ATGGCTGAAAATGGTGATAACGAAAAAATGGCTGCTCTGGAGACCAAGATCTGTCATCAGATTGAG TATTACTTTGGTGACTTCAATTTGCCACGGGacaaatttttaaaggaacagaTCAAACTGGATGAAGGCTGGGTACCTTtggaaataatgataaaatttaatag GTTAAACCGTCTAACAACAGACTTTAATGTAATAGTAGAAGCACTGAGCAAATCAAAGGCAGAACTAATGGAAATAAGTGaagataaaactaaaattagaagATCTCCAAGCAAACCCCTCCCTGAAGTGACTGATGAGTATAAAAATAATGTGAAGAACAGATCTGTCTATATT AAAGGCTTCCCAACTGATGCAACTCTTGATGACATAAAAGAATGGTTAGAAGATAAAGGTCAAGTACTAAATATTCAGATGAGACGAACATTGCACAAAGCATTTAAG GGATCAATATTTGCTGTGTTTGATAGCATTGAATCTGCTAAGAAATTTGTTGAGACTCCTGGCCAGAAGTACAAAGACACAGACCTGCTAATACTTTTCAA GGAAGATTACTTTgccaaaaaaaatgaagaaagaaagcaaaataaagtggAAGCTAAATTACGAGCTAAACA agaacaagaagaaaaacaaaagctagcAGAAAATGCTGAAATG aaatctCTAGAAGAAAAGATTGGCTGCTTGCTGAAATTTTCAGGGGACTTAGATGATCAGACCTGTAGAGAAGATTTGCACATCCTTTTCTCAAATCATGGTGAAATCAAATGGATAGACTTTGTCAGAGGAGCCAAAGAG GGAATaattctatttaaagaaaaagctaAGGAAGCACTGGATAAAGCAAGAGATGCAAATAACGGTAACCTACAATTAAGGAACAAAGATGTGACGTGGGAAGTACTAGAAGGAGATGTGGAAAAAGaagcattgaaaaaaataatagaagatcAACAAGAATCCCTAAACAAATGGAAGTCAAAAG GTCGGagatttaaaggaaaaggaaagggaaacaaaGCTGCCCAGACTGGGTCTGCTAAAGGAAAAGTACAGTTTCAAGGCAAGAAAACTAAATTTGATAGTGATGATGAACGTGATGAAAATGGTGCATCTG GACCAGtaaaaagagcaagagaagaaacagagaaagaagaacctgcatcaaaacaacagaaaacagaaaatggtgCAGGAGACCAGTAG
- the METTL5 gene encoding rRNA N(6)-adenosine-methyltransferase METTL5 isoform X3, which yields MKKLRLKELESRLQQVDGFKKPKLLLEQYPTRPHIAACMLYTIHNTYDDIENKVVADLGCGCGVLSIGSAMLGAGLCVGFDIDEDALEIFSRNVEEFELTNVDMVQCDVCSLSNRMSKSFDTVIMNPPFGTKNNKGTDMAFLKTALEMARTTVYSLHKSSTREHIQKKAAEWKIKTDIIAELRYDLPASYKFHKKKSVDIDVDLIRFSF from the exons atgaagaaaTTAAGGCTTAAGGAACTAGAGAGTCGCCTGCAACAAGTGGATGGATTCAAAAAGCCCAAGCTACTCCTAGAACAGTATCCAACCAGACCGCACATTGCAG CATGTATGCTGTATACAATCCATAACACATATGATGACATTGAAAATAAAGTGGTTGCAGATCTAGGATGTGGCTGTGGCGTGCTCAGCATCGGAAGTGCAATGCTAGGAGCAGG GTTGTGTGTTGGATTTGACATAGATGAAGATGCATTGGAAATATTCAGTAGGAACGTAGAAGAGTTTGAGTTAACAAATGTTGACATGGTTCAATGTGATGTGTGCTCATTATCTAACAGAATGTCCAAGTCATTTGATACAGTAATTATGAATCCTCCCTTTGGGaccaaaaataataaag GGACAGATATGGCATTTCTGAAGACTGCTTTGGAAATGGCAAGAACAACAGTATATTCTTTACACAAATCCTCAACTAGAGAA CACATTCAAAAGAAAGCTGCAGAATGGAAAATCAAGACAGATATTATTGCAG AGCTGCGATATGACCTGCCAGCATCATACAAATTTCACAAAAAGAAATCA GTGGACATTGACGTGGACCTAATtcggttttctttttaa
- the METTL5 gene encoding rRNA N(6)-adenosine-methyltransferase METTL5 isoform X1, protein MKKLRLKELESRLQQVDGFKKPKLLLEQYPTRPHIAACMLYTIHNTYDDIENKVVADLGCGCGVLSIGSAMLGAGLCVGFDIDEDALEIFSRNVEEFELTNVDMVQCDVCSLSNRMSKSFDTVIMNPPFGTKNNKGTDMAFLKTALEMARTTVYSLHKSSTREHIQKKAAEWKIKTDIIAELRYDLPASYKFHKKKSVSLLILVYLYLVLKNFNK, encoded by the exons atgaagaaaTTAAGGCTTAAGGAACTAGAGAGTCGCCTGCAACAAGTGGATGGATTCAAAAAGCCCAAGCTACTCCTAGAACAGTATCCAACCAGACCGCACATTGCAG CATGTATGCTGTATACAATCCATAACACATATGATGACATTGAAAATAAAGTGGTTGCAGATCTAGGATGTGGCTGTGGCGTGCTCAGCATCGGAAGTGCAATGCTAGGAGCAGG GTTGTGTGTTGGATTTGACATAGATGAAGATGCATTGGAAATATTCAGTAGGAACGTAGAAGAGTTTGAGTTAACAAATGTTGACATGGTTCAATGTGATGTGTGCTCATTATCTAACAGAATGTCCAAGTCATTTGATACAGTAATTATGAATCCTCCCTTTGGGaccaaaaataataaag GGACAGATATGGCATTTCTGAAGACTGCTTTGGAAATGGCAAGAACAACAGTATATTCTTTACACAAATCCTCAACTAGAGAA CACATTCAAAAGAAAGCTGCAGAATGGAAAATCAAGACAGATATTATTGCAG AGCTGCGATATGACCTGCCAGCATCATACAAATTTCACAAAAAGAAATCAGTAAGTCTCTTGATTCTGGTTTATCTATATTTGGTACTGAAAAACTTCAATAAGTAA
- the METTL5 gene encoding rRNA N(6)-adenosine-methyltransferase METTL5 isoform X2: MKKLRLKELESRLQQVDGFKKPKLLLEQYPTRPHIAACMLYTIHNTYDDIENKVVADLGCGCGVLSIGSAMLGAGLCVGFDIDEDALEIFSRNVEEFELTNVDMVQCDVCSLSNRMSKSFDTVIMNPPFGTKNNKGTDMAFLKTALEMARTTVYSLHKSSTREVLATLHQASLISAIFPTPFAHFVSLSHYAHSKESCRMENQDRYYCRAAI; encoded by the exons atgaagaaaTTAAGGCTTAAGGAACTAGAGAGTCGCCTGCAACAAGTGGATGGATTCAAAAAGCCCAAGCTACTCCTAGAACAGTATCCAACCAGACCGCACATTGCAG CATGTATGCTGTATACAATCCATAACACATATGATGACATTGAAAATAAAGTGGTTGCAGATCTAGGATGTGGCTGTGGCGTGCTCAGCATCGGAAGTGCAATGCTAGGAGCAGG GTTGTGTGTTGGATTTGACATAGATGAAGATGCATTGGAAATATTCAGTAGGAACGTAGAAGAGTTTGAGTTAACAAATGTTGACATGGTTCAATGTGATGTGTGCTCATTATCTAACAGAATGTCCAAGTCATTTGATACAGTAATTATGAATCCTCCCTTTGGGaccaaaaataataaag GGACAGATATGGCATTTCTGAAGACTGCTTTGGAAATGGCAAGAACAACAGTATATTCTTTACACAAATCCTCAACTAGAGAA gttttggcaaccctgcatcaagcaagtcttatcagtgccatttttccaacaccatttgctcactttgtgtctctgtcacattacg CACATTCAAAAGAAAGCTGCAGAATGGAAAATCAAGACAGATATTATTGCAG AGCTGCGATATGA